In the genome of Hevea brasiliensis isolate MT/VB/25A 57/8 chromosome 14, ASM3005281v1, whole genome shotgun sequence, the window TTATTTTCTCAACAGTCATGGATGAACTGATGGATCATAAATCTGTACAGTGGTGGGATTTTATGTTATCTTGAATGCATAAATTCTTCTCCTCCTCCTCTGCCTAAACATCACAGCCCACAAAACATTTTAGCTTAAATGGCCATTTCACTTATATCAAAAGGGTCAATAACTGTCATTTCGACCATTACAATTTACAACCAATATTCAGACATTTTGTGAATCAACAGGGATTATTAGAAAATATCATATCAGTATTCTGTACAGAAAAAATCCGTTAAATATCAGGCGATACTTTATCTTCCCTGTTGCTAATTCCTTCCATTTTTCTTAATACAATTTCttttaatattaataacaatatatatataaataaaacttGTATTGTGATTAAATGAAATATTTAGTTCATGAATATCAATTTGATTAAGCGGTTTCATGTTTTGTGCACTATCAAAGTTATTGAAATATTTGAGATCCAACAAAGACATTGCCACCAGAAAACAGCAGTTGCAGAAGCATCAATTTCAACAATGGATAaacaataatgtcataatctagagaaaagaagaaattttACTCTTGTAATTGTTGATATTCCTGCTTTAACCGCGCCAACTCCATAAGAACTTTAACCTTTTCATTGGTAACCTAAAACATCACAACATTTTTGCAATGTATCAATAAATCCAACCAATAAATTCTTGTGTTGTTtaatggaaataaaataaaatgccaacCGACAACTTCATTGAAAAGAACAAGCAATATGAACTTCAAACAAGGAAGCACAAAGTTCATGTCAACAAAGGCACATCAAACTTCAGACAGGAACATATTTCCGGTTTAAGAAAAACTTCAACAGCAACATATCCCAAAGAGATTTCTTACCTTatacaagaaagaagaaaatactACTTACTCACTGCCTCACTCCCATATTGAACTAAACAATAAGCAGCATGCATTAAACATAGATCCCATGATGGCATGATTCAATTTACTATTAAAAATAAAAGCACCATGTTACATATCTCATAATCTctgacttatttatttatttatttattttttgacaAGGATATATGCTGATGTTAATGTATAGAAACATGAAAGGGTCATATACACAtgctttgtaataatattagcaaTTATATGATTTCTTCGAGAAGTTTAACATTTACACcatcaaaagaaaattaattgAACGAAAGAACTGGGTCAAACAAATTATTATGAACCTATTTTGAGGACCACAAACAAGTCTCAAAAATAATTCTGTTTAGGCAATTTTGTTTCGGTTTTCTGTTTCCCCACATAACTAACAAGACAAACTTAAAACAAAGGATCTAGGAAAATACTAAAAAGATATATATGAAGAGATTAAAAAGCAGCACATCAAACACAAGAATTGCGCTCACATTAAGTGCATCATTTTAGACCATATGACCAAAACCAATGTCCAATAGATGTTAGGATGACATCATTACTGTATAACTATTCAATGTATCACCATTATAGCCATACAAGTTCGAGGCTTTTTAAGATCCTGCTCGCTAATATATTTCTTATAGTGGCAGCAGATAAATGCATGAGTCTGAACAAGAAAATCACAAATCTATTCACAAGAAATATAGTAATATGGGTAACATTCAAATAACTGATAGGCAACATGCTTTCAGTGCACAGAATGCAAGCAAAAATATTCAATAGGATTACTTGCAGTAAGTTTCTCTGAAGCTCCTCTATTTTTTTCTGAAGAGCTGCATTCACATTTCTCTCCAGTAAATGTCTTTCTTCCTGCTGCGATAAAAGCAACAATGCCGCAACCTAACAAACAACCCAGTCGAGTAGAAAGAAGTGTAATTATTTCAATTAGTTGGACACATTCAACTGAAACAATATACACACATAACAGAAAGATAAAGCAAAATTGCAGGACATAAGTTGACACAAGGAACCTTCTCTTGCAATGCCTGTGCAAGGGCCTCAGAGGTATTGCCTTCTTTCAAAGCCACAGTATCCAGTGAGCCATCCTTAATTTCCTGCAATAGGTAAAGAGCATAAATtaccaccaaaactaaaaattaaaaatatgtataagggtCAATAGAACAAAACATAACACAGTGCAGAAATAGAGAGAACAAAGGGGCAAGGTTTCTAACCTTCAATACCAAATCTGGGTCATTATCATTAGTTATGTGTACATCTTGACATTCATTTATATCCAGGTTTATGACTCTGTGAGAAAGCCCCAAATTCTGTTCTCTCACATCAATTTGTCCAATCTTTTCTTCTAGCACATTAATAGTTGATTGGATATGCAATCTCCCCTCATCCAGTAAATTCATGATGTAAACTGTGTCCACCGAATGGTGATGGCGTAATTCTCCTATACCATTCATTATCATTTTGCCCAAATGGATCTGCACTTAATCAGCACAAAAATTAGCAACAAGATCTGGGTATTTATTTTAAAGTGTAAAATATGACCAAATTAGGATACCCACCTGCTTCTTTTCCAGTTCACGAACTTTCTTCTTCAAGTGATTTTCTATTTCCAAACCCTAAATGCCatgaaaaaatcaatattttgcaAATGATCAACAGAATATTCCATTTTCAAGTCAGATAAAGCAGACTTCAACTAGAATAATCCATACCACTCGTAGTTTACTTTGAAAATTATCTACAGatttcctcattttctccagctcTTCTTCTAATGCACTCTGTCTGATGAGAGAGTTACTCTAGTTGCATAAAGAAAATATATATTCTTTTGTGGCTAAATGAAAACATTAGCATAAATGACAAACTCAAATGTCCATGAGCTGAATTTTGAAGCATGTTTCAAGTTTAGCAACTAAGACAATATTTTGTAATCCACAGCGACCTTGAGAATATCAAATCAACTTGTATCCCTTGTCCAATCACGTTGTAGCATAAAATAAAAACAGAAAAAGAGAACCACAATTTGGATTGCAAACTAGTGTAGTGAATGTGCAAAAAACAGGGCTAAAGAAAGATACTAaaggtgaaaaaaaaaatatccaTAGATATACAGGCTCCTAGAGCAGCAAGGAATCCTAGGGCTGTGAATTAGCCAAGTTGCTCATGAGCTAATTGGTATCTTGGCTTGACAATTTCAACCCAAGTTTGTTCATTAAAATTAATCAACTCATTTTTAAGACTTGTCTAATAAATGAGTCAAGCTTAAGCTAAGTAAAGTTTCGCTTATTTAGGTTCATGAGCCAGCTCATCTGTAAGCCtgtatataaatttattaataatttgatttcaacattaatttttataatatacataaaaacacttcaattttttatttaaaaatcatattgaaaaatgaaaataaaagttttcaatttttgaatataaACTTACAGTATAATCCTTAAAGGTTACACATTTTATCATTGTCATTAAAAAGAACAAGTATTGCAcagtatattaaaattttaaaataaatattgtatttttaaaataaatctgTGAATTACTACAAATTAAgtctaatgagaaaaattttgGCTGATTTCTACATGTCCAACAAATGACCGATAAACGAAGAGTAACTAACCACCCAAGCCTAAGTCTAAATGTATAGCTCATTTTGCAAACATCCCAAGCTAAGCTCATTAAAACTCAGCTCAGGCTTGGCACAGCTTATATGAAATCTCGGATGATCCTATGCACTCTGTGATACAcaacaaataaaaacaaaaaggTCATAAAAAGTTACAATGTATTTAGAGGTAGAGTTATCATTATAACTCCACATTTCAGTTGAGTCATGTAACAGCCATGCACATTTATCATCCCAACTCGCATCTTCAAATCCTTCAAGAGAAGGAAGCCTGATCTTATAAAACTTGTTGACAACCTGCAGTTGTGTGAAAGCAAAGAGAGGGAAAAGGAAATGTCCTTAAAAACTTGAAGACGAATCTAGACTGAAGATGAATTTAGAGTGCAAATGAACAATTAAATTTTAGAGTTTGACCCTGTAAGAATCATATTCAGTCAACAAGAAGGCTAaagatatatttaaaaaaatctgAGGAAATAAGAAATCATTATACTTCGATTGAAAACGTATATTAATCAGCGCATACTCCCCATCATTTTCAAGTAATCACACACCATTTTCAGCAAAAGGCTACAcgatttttaaattgaaattatattAGATAAATAAACATCAGGAAGGATACTTATGAAGAGGTCATAATCAGTATAAGGAGTTTTGGGGGCAGGAAATTTCCTATCACACTTTCTAGAGCTATTTTCTGTTTGCACTGGTCATGgattatacacacacacacacacacacacacacacacacacacacacacacactcacaCACACACAATATGATTTCTCAGTGCAAACTTTTTGCTTATAACAGTTCTGATAGATGAAACCTGATCAACCTTTTAAGGTTAATCGGCAGCTGGAGTTATGGAGGAATATCCTAGAGTCTGGATTTCAACTAAATAGAACTAGTACATAATATATGAATTACATTTACAATCATAAAAATTGGAAGTGAAAGTGAGAAAAGCAGAAGATGGAGAATAAATTGCACAAAGTAATCACCTCAACACCTAGGTCCATGAGATGAAAGGATGATGAGTAAAGATGACGGCACTCATAGAATGAAggcaggataaaaaaaaaaaagtgtgatTATCATCTTATGTCAACAAAAAACCCTACTAAAATAACAGGAAACTTCTACAAAACCACAATACCATCCATAATGTATGTCAGCAAATGTTGGGTGATGACAAAGACAAATGCCAAAGATTAATGACAAAGGCATGTCTGCAATTGAGCACGATAAAGACAAATGCCACGATGGATGAATCAAATACAAGAAAGAACAAGATAACAAATAAGGTGGCACTCATTGAGGAAAAGTTGGGAGGGGAAATGAGATGGTTTGGTCATTTCCATGGTAGATAAACAAATGACCTATGATGAATATTGAAAACACACATGTTACAGGAGATTAAAGCAATCAAGACAAGGTAGACCAAGGGCATAAGGCTAAGTGGTCAAGAACAATTTAGCATATGTAACAAATAATTACTCTATGAACATAAAACAATAATTGGCATTTAAATCTTGTAGAACCTCCAAAGGATATTAGTATATTAGTGTTGAATCCATTAATCATCGCATACCAAACAAAAGCCATAGCCTAGCATATGATATTAGCAAGAGGATAACATTAAGAATTAGGAATATGAACAAGAAAGGTTGAAATGATCAATCAAATGAAAATGTTCTTGAACTCTTCCAAAGTCCATACCATTTCATCTAATCCGAAAGAAAGATTAAAAGAATATAAAAAAGCTCAATAACATGAGAAAATTTGACGTTACCAATCATTAAGATTcctgaaaaatgaaaataaataattaaaaaagagaaagaaaacgtAGAAAAATGATTTGATACACAAGCCAATATAAAAAGGGTTCTATACTGCTTGATGAAGATTAGAAGACAAGGAAAAGCCttaggaaaagaaaaataacccacCCACAAATCCTCTAAAAGGTGAACAAAGAAACAACATTATCAACTTTAAATTGAACCAATGGGTTCAAAGAAGGATGTGCTTGAGAAATGAATTTCCGAAGGCTAAAATGTGTGATTCTAGTTTCAATTTTCGCATCCCACCATTCCACTAGAGACTATACCTACTTCTCATGCACTTATGAAGAAGGGAATATGAATCCAAAGAAAATGTCCTAAAATTAAATTTCCCCACCAAAGCAATTTTTGGGGACTCCAAATCACAAAGACCTAAACCTCTCACATATGCAAAGTCAGCatttattgaaactcaaaatatgATCCCTCTTATATCACTCCATTATCAAAATGAGAAACATCTCATAATGCTTTCAATTCTCTTAACTGGTACACTAGTTAGTAGAGAAACTAAACAACAGAAGAAAAAACAAAGGAAGCACAGACAAGATGGAATTGAAATGATACAGCCTCTTAAATAAAGCCCTATCCAACCATTTGGCAACTAAAAGATTTATGAAACAAAAGGAAGAGAACATGGACAACCCCCTCAGGAAACCCCCCTGAACATGCTATACAGCTTCAAGAGATATTGTTTTGAGTGATAAAGCATCAAAGTAGCAGACTTAACACGCTTTCAAACTCCAAAAGAGAGAGGAAAAGAAGGAGCTAATGATAATTGAAAAATGGCAATATGAGAGTTGGAAAAGGGTATTAGGAaggtttcttttatttttagcaaGCCAAATGTATACACATTTCAACGAAAATCTCATTACCACTTGAGAACAAATTTTATCTCTGTGATAGGTTCATGAAAATGAAATGTGAAAGACACTACCTTCTTGAAGGTTTCATTCTGCTCTTCATGCTTTGCTTGATCTATCACTAGTGCATTATTTAGTCTGTTTTGTTCAAGACAATCTGAGACAAGCTCTTCTAACCTGTGTAAAAGAATTCAGTAAATATTCAATAGTAAAAAATTAATCAACTAGCATTCCatggaaaagaaaaacaaaattttcAAAGGATAAGTTCTAGCCTTCTAGGTAGGGGTGTACAAGAAACTATCCAAACTGGTGAAACAGAACTATTCAAACCCAATTTTTATAGTTTCCATTTGAGTTATATTGGTTATGGGTTAGAAATTATATAAACCgatgtatttcattttagttTTAGTTTTGAAAATTACCAAACCAATGAAACACAAATCAATGCTTATTAAAGACAATGAAGAAGGGGATCATAAACACCCCTACTGTAAAGTCATGGAACTTGaccttttattttgtttttgtcTCTAGTAAATATTTTACATGGTACACGAAGGAAGTTGTAAAGACTTATTAtcaaaaattctaatttgaaattGAATGTTCCAAAATATGTTAGCgtaaaattgtattttttttcaattaataaatggcaataattttaattattcaatttaatgCATGCATGAGCGTAAAACATAGTACAACTGAACATAACCATTATATTGTAAAAATCAAAGATATTGgttttgtaatttattttgttGTTTCAGTTTCAACACTTTCCAAACCAATTTGATCGGTTTAGTTTGGGTAAAtactgtagaaagagatgattctcattgactttcaattaatctgtacatgggtatatatatacaattgattcctataattatgttctactaattaggaaaaaatcataaataagaaatcctaaataggaatacagaatacagaatatacagagaaataatatagtgattgactttccataacatagtgattgactttccataacactccccctcaagttggagcatagatgttaatcatgcccaacttgttacaaatgtagtcaatcctagctccattcagagcttttgtgaaaatatctcctaactgctctccagttttgatgtgtcctgttgagataatctgttgttgaatcttttcacgaataaagtgacaatcaatctcaatatgtttggtccgctcatgaaacaccggattagaagcaatatgaagagcagcttgattatcacaccacaatttcacaggcagggaggtcttaaaacctgtctcatctagtaattgaagtatccacattacctcacatactgattgtgccatggctctgtattcggattcagcactagatcgagaaactacactctgcttcttgcttctccaagacaccaaatttcctccaataaaaacgcaatatccagtagttgacctcctgtcaaccttagatccagcccagtcggcatctgaaaaacattcaacattcaaatgcccatgattgccatatagcaaacctcttcctggagcgcccttcagataacacaagatttgttccaaggcttcccaatgagcaacagttggggaagacataaactgacttaccacactaacggcataagcaatgtcaggacgagtgactgtaaggtagttcaattttcctaccaatctcctgtatctctctggatcttcaaacaactcactctcccctactaacagttgtaaagtttgagtcattggtgcgctacaaggcttagcacctaattttcctgtctctgtcaatagatcgaggacatattttctttgagacaagaaaatacccttcttacttcttataacttcgatacccaagaaatactttaacaatcccaagtctttggtctgaaactgagtttggaggaaggttttaagagatgaaatacctgcagagtcactcccagtgatgacaatgtcatccacatagactaccaagagaattatgCCAGCCTcatattgcctataaaatactgagtgatcacacttactcttttgcataccaaattcctgtactgcttcactgaatctcccaaaccatgccctaggactttgtttcaagccataaagagacttccgaagcctataaactttacccaactccctctgagcaacaaacccaggtggttgctccatatacacctcctcctgaagatcaccatgaaggaaagcattcttgatatccaattgatgcaggggccaatcatatgtagctgctaaagagataaacaagcgaatagaagtaagtttagctacaggagaaaaagtatcagagtaatcaactccatatgtctgagcatatccttttgctacaaggcgtgcttttaacctagccacagaaccatcgtgATTTACCTCATCAGAATACCCATTTGcatccaatagctttcttaccggtgggcaaaggcaatagttcccatgtaccattagcatctaaagcctccatttcctctttcatagcatcacaccggCCCAGATGAGACAAAGGTGCCTCATTAatgtattagggataggaacagagtctaaagaagtaacaaaacaccgagaacaagaagacaattgattataagaaacaaaagaagagacaggtaagtacatgaacgtttaccttacgaagagcaatgggtaagtctagatcgtaATCATGATCGGTGAGGTGCAGGATCGCCcagaagtagctggtggaggatctgagtcaggaatctccaatctcctggaataaacatgaacaacgggaggtcgagtaggtctagagacagaaggaacaggcagtaggagaggactagacattggttggacagtatatattaagagatcatcctcctccccctgactctcatacacagatgatggaggaaaaaatggagtggactcaaaaaatgtgacatctgcagaaacaagataacgattaagagtaggagagaaacaacgataccctttttggagccgggagtatccaaggaagacacatttgagagattttggatccaatttagtaacctgtggacgaacatcacgcacaaaacaggtacaacaaaaaatacggggttcaatagggaacaaagattttgtagaaaacaaagtaatataaggaatatccccattaaggacagaagacggcatacgattgatcaaaaaacatgccgtagaaactgcatcagcccaaaagtgtttaggtactttcatctgaaaaagaagagcacgagttacctcaagaagatgacgattttttctttcggccacgccattttgggatggggtatccgcacaggaagactgatgaagaatgccattttgtgtcctataagactgaaattgtgctgaaaaatattctttggcattatcactttttaatatgcgcacagaaatattaaattgagttttgatttcattacaaaaggcacaaaagatagaaaacaactcagaacgattcttcattaaatataaccaggtaacacgagagtaatcatcaacaaaagtaacaaaataacaaaatccagttttagatgtaatagaacaaggaccccaaacatcagaatgaactaactcaaaaagggatgaagcccgtttattgactctagacacagaaggcaaacgatgatgttttgcaaactgacacgactcacattctagtactgataaagacaaATTGAGGACAcgacttcttcatggtagacaaagaaggatgacccaatctacaatgagcttcaagaggtgttaagtctttggagcaaacaagcgacgcggtacatgattttcgaaTGTAGAGACCACTGACTCgcatcctctaccaataatcgccGTCGTAAGATCTGAAACAAACACCAGTcagaaaaaggaaacagaacaatttacagtgcagtaagtttactaacgtaaagtagattaaaagagaattttggtagacacaaaatgtaagacaaagaaattgacggtcGGGTTCGCAGcctaacccatgacacaagaagtagaaccatcacctAAAGTAATgtgagaggaagtgagattagaccgaaaagcggatagaagactagaattacatcATGTGATCCATCGCactgaatcaataacccatttggatgaagaagacacaaggcatgtagtggatttactcgACTCGGTGATCGCAGTGATGTGGAaccgtaggctttagagatgcacgatctttgggaaaattgtgcaaaatcctctgcagatactaaaatagttttctcagaggaagatatcagagaattctctcacgccatatttgccatatgtgatcgctgatttttcctctgaagttgcggacaattatattttgtatggcgtgctcatggcaataatagcaaatgactcctcttgagtcccgattagaactagcctctccattacgctgattactacattgctgtaattcctcctctacttcctcttctattacccgttgtctatttggattacggctaataagagcactcttggcagtgtgaagattgagtactctgcacgaaggacccgtgtgaacgtttcatgcaaagaggaaatctcgaatCGAGAGAATCTCGAGATTTAGCGCCTCATActcaaggaaggcctgcaagaaaactcatacagCCAGTTGCTCCTCGTTGGGCCTCTGAACTTTTACATCGTgattaaaaggcaacaatacattaagttcctcatatacccgtttaaaatccataaaataagccgtgagagacttatcctctttctcagcaaggTAGAATgctttacaaacatcataaatacgggagatattccctttaccagaatacagaaaatctaagtaatccatcaattccttaacaaattcacagtgattaattaaactaattacctcactatgaatcgagttccgaagctgcaaaaacaaccgagcatcctcccttagacaagtttgtcgtgtatcatcagtgggtggatctttagtaaggtgatcatccttatcaatgctacgcaaatagaccctaacagtcttactccactccaggtaattcgaaccattaagtttgtgttccgtgatcttagtcatcaccggaatcacatcagaaataacattcttattgtctgccatttgttgagacaaagaaaactaaccgaaacgctaatccaaagtgcttatagcagcaaaataacccaaaataaaaaatcaagcaaataccgaaataggatctgagagccaaacctcagaagtcctttaatggtatactggatcaggTAACAGCACACAGTTGTGGAATAATGGGGTTGAAACGgtcggtcggcggccaaggtctctcctgagctgggtagtgagaacaaatagtcaccctagattgatgacctgctctaataccatgtagaaagagatgattctcattgactttcaattaatctgtacatgggtatatatatacaattgattcctataattgtgttctactaattaggaaaaaatcataaataagaaatcctaaataggaatacagaatacagaatatacagagaaataatatagtgattgactttccataacatagtgattgactttccataacaaataCAATGAACCCAACTAAATCGGCCTATGTACACCCCTACTTCTAGATAAGCTGCAGAGGAATTTGAGAAGCATGAGGATAAATGCAAAACTTTTTAGGGGAAAAAAGTGCCTTAAAAAGGGATATTATCAATAGGAATTAGATAATACATGACACATGATTATAATAGAACATGTTGCATGTGTCTCAAAGTATATTACATTACTGATCCACATTTTTTATTTGTGATAAAAGTATACACCTCATTGTAAAAACTGatgtataaacaacaaataattCTAGGCCATCAATCCCTTTGTATATCCAATTGTATAAATCCTATGCCACATATGCAATAAAGTAACTTCATTTCTCAGTAGCATCCCAAATAAACACCTTTGAAaccattgatatatatatatatatatatatatttttttttttttttttgaaactatACAATATA includes:
- the LOC110648455 gene encoding uncharacterized protein LOC110648455 isoform X3, giving the protein MEAEKQVKFFQGCVASAFAERDHAIMEAEKAKEKEELMSQKFNDIQKRLEELVSDCLEQNRLNNALVIDQAKHEEQNETFKKVVNKFYKIRLPSLEGFEDASWDDKCAWLLHDSTEMWSYNDNSTSKYISALEEELEKMRKSVDNFQSKLRVGLEIENHLKKKVRELEKKQIHLGKMIMNGIGELRHHHSVDTVYIMNLLDEGRLHIQSTINVLEEKIGQIDVREQNLGLSHRVINLDINECQDVHITNDNDPDLVLKEIKDGSLDTVALKEGNTSEALAQALQEKVAALLLLSQQEERHLLERNVNAALQKKIEELQRNLLQVTNEKVKVLMELARLKQEYQQLQEEIGHGIQERNSLTDSGEKRLFTHERDGRLRNLLKKTYLRRWIGTMDFSGNEEEACLNIEGNFANRRSSSLDFTRMKIENATLKESMDSMEHLTSSIHRLRLALAKVKESVACEGTVIGMSDALGDIIYEAKLLKTALGSSLPISWSAEAVDTSVGESAHEPSDFHGDSSSEKMDSVSAAGFEMVELLILAAQIIKDNSTKKDFVD